The genomic segment TGTCTAAATCAACAGATAAAGCATATTCTAAGGTTTTATTAATATCCCTGTTAATACTAGGCCCAAAATCTATAATATTGCCAGCAATAGCTATTTTTATTGCTGAACGAATCTTTTCATATAAGTCATTTGAACTATTTACAACCTTTTTCATTGATGGATATAACCTTAAAGCCTCTTCATTGCTTTTTCTCTTTACTTCTCTGTAAGGGTCATAATTGTCAGATTCTTTATAAACAATTTCATGTAATTTTTTTGTTATTACAAGCTGACTCTCATTCCAGTCCATATTGCACAAAACTTTCATTACTTTTCTTAATATATTTTCTTGTATTTCTTCATCACTTGTTGCCATCTTTGCAGCTTCTACAACCTGTCTTTGAAAACATGGAATACAATCTAATTTTGTTTTCATCTTAAAAGCCCAAGAATCCTTTAATATTTAAACTTATGACCACTACATTACTATATATACTTAAGCATAAATTTAAATATATATATTATCTTTGAACATAGTCAAAAGCTTAATACTTCCAGTGCGTTTTAAAATCCTAAAATTTGCACCCTCTTTTATATATCTTAATGTTGTCTCTACATTATGGACAACACTTCCTGAAATGGCATCAATACCATAATCAAACAACACCTTATCCATTGGTGTAGTTGGGCCAAGTAGTAACTTAAAGCTCTTAGTCGGACACATCTTAATTAACTCCTCAAATGTCTTATTAATCAAAGTTGTGCTTGAAATTGCAATAACATCAGATTGAGGCAAAAAATCCTTTGCACTCTCAGCAGAATAATCACCAGCTCTTGGCCATTTTTCTATAACCCATAGATTTTTCGCAAACCTCTTTAAACTATCTACAAATGGAAAATGTCCAATAATAGATATGTTTTTATCCTTAGCTTTTTCAAGTAAAAAATCACCGGCATTTAACTCTTTACAATCTTCCTCATCTACCTCAATCAGTGAATTAATTGCAGCTAACCCCCAGGATGCTTTTTTTATTTCATTAGATAATGCAAATTTTGCAATTGTTTTTGCTGAAGTGCCTTCAATACTGCCAATGTAGCTGTCCTCTTCTTCATCATGGATTTTACAATCTTGAAGCATAGTTGAGGCAAGACCACAGTTTTTACTGACAATAGCAGTCCAATATAAGCCCTTTACAGCTTCTTTAACTACATAACTGCCATCTAATTTATCTATTATTTTCTCTAAAACATCCATTATACAGACCACCTTTGGCAAGTAATTTTTATAACATTAACACACCTCTATATAATACAAAAATGCATCATATGTTAATAATAAATTTTAAAAAAATAGGGGGATAGCTAACTATCCCCCACTAAGAAGTTTACAAAAGATTATTTTTCTTGCTCTTTTTCCAGGGTTTCTATGTGTTTTTGAACTTCTTCCAATTGTTTTTTAAGCAATTCAGCTTCTCTTTTTAATAAATCAATATCTTGTTCATCTGCCCTATAAGAATATGGACTATAAGGTGGAACTGTAGCATAT from the Deferribacterota bacterium genome contains:
- a CDS encoding DUF364 domain-containing protein: MDVLEKIIDKLDGSYVVKEAVKGLYWTAIVSKNCGLASTMLQDCKIHDEEEDSYIGSIEGTSAKTIAKFALSNEIKKASWGLAAINSLIEVDEEDCKELNAGDFLLEKAKDKNISIIGHFPFVDSLKRFAKNLWVIEKWPRAGDYSAESAKDFLPQSDVIAISSTTLINKTFEELIKMCPTKSFKLLLGPTTPMDKVLFDYGIDAISGSVVHNVETTLRYIKEGANFRILKRTGSIKLLTMFKDNIYI
- a CDS encoding ARMT1-like domain-containing protein; the encoded protein is MKTKLDCIPCFQRQVVEAAKMATSDEEIQENILRKVMKVLCNMDWNESQLVITKKLHEIVYKESDNYDPYREVKRKSNEEALRLYPSMKKVVNSSNDLYEKIRSAIKIAIAGNIIDFGPSINRDINKTLEYALSVDLDNKTFENFIEDLNKSDSILYFADNCGEIVFDKLLIECLDKRVFFVVKKSPILNDATIADVHETSISKMDNVEVVEMNVGDNINIINKINPSLIISKGQGNYEALSERGDIYFMLIAKCQVIAKDLGVPVGSIVFKKI